A portion of the Trichomycterus rosablanca isolate fTriRos1 chromosome 17, fTriRos1.hap1, whole genome shotgun sequence genome contains these proteins:
- the mesd gene encoding LRP chaperone MESD — protein sequence MASPVSRTALALLLCAAFIILCAHSSETKAKKKKDIRDYNDADMARLLEQWEEDDEIEEGDLPEHRRPSPPIDFSKVDPSKPEDLLKMSKKGKTVMVFATVSGNPTEKETEEVTSLWQSSLFNANFDIQRFVVGSNRAIFMLRDGSYAWEIKDFLTKQERCEDVTVEGQVFPGKAGKKNDQDREANETKRKKDKKAANRANQGKQEL from the exons ATGGCGTCTCCTGTTTCCCGGACCGCGTTAGCATTGTTGCTGTGTGCGGCTTTTATAATTTTATGCGCTCATAGTTCTGAAACTAAAGCTAAAAAGAAGAAAGATATCCGGGATTATAATGACGCGGACATGGCGAGGCTGCTGGAGCAGTGGGAG GAAGACGATGAGATCGAAGAAGGCGATCTGCCGGAGCACAGACGACCCTCGCCGCCTATCGACTTCTCCAAGGTGGATCCATCCAAACCCGAGGATCTTCTGAAGATGTCCAAGAAGGGAAAGACCGTCATGGTGTTCGCAACCGTGTCCGGGAATCCTACGGAGAAGGAGACGGAGGAGGTGACCAGCCTGTGGCAGAGCAGCCTCTTCAACGCCAACTTCGACATTCAGAG GTTTGTGGTGGGCTCCAACCGTGCCATCTTCATGCTGCGCGACGGCAGCTACGCCTGGGAGATCAAGGACTTCCTGACCAAGCAGGAGCGCTGCGAGGACGTCACCGTGGAGGGGCAGGTGTTCCCCGGGAAGGCCGGCAAGAAAAACGACCAGGACCGAGAAGCAAACGAGACCAAGAGGAAAAAGGACAAGAAAGCGGCGAACCG